The Nostoc sp. KVJ3 genome contains the following window.
CTGCAAACTGCTCTAGCTTGCTGACATCAGAGAGATAAGCCAGAATATCAGCGTCTACACCACCCCAGGCGAGGGATTTTTCGTCGATGTGGGAGCTGTGTCCCATTGCTGGGTTTTTGATTCCAAAGTCCATAAGTCCTCCTAGAAATTGCCCCAGGTCAACGCCTGGGACGTTGCTTAATGACTATTAATGTCTAGTAGTCTGCCAAGGTAACTTTGCTAAGTAAAACCCCTAATTGGTAAAATAGCCAAAAATGGGGTGTAACATGGCGAAAAAGTACATTGTTGACTTGAATGAAGATGAAGTTTCTCAGCTACAAGCAATAATTAAAAAAGGTAAGCACAAAGCAAGAACTATAACCCGTGCAAACATTCTTCTAATGGCTTCTGAAGGAGAAACGGATCAAGCGATCGCTAGCATAGTTAGAGCGCATGTTGCAACAGTGCAACGAATACGAGAAAAATTTGTCATTGGGGGGTTAGATTTTGCTTTGAAGGATGAAGTTCATCCACCAAAACCTAAAAAGTTAGATGAAAAACAAGAAGCATTTTTGATTGCAACTGCTTGTTCTAATCCACCAGTCGGAAGAGTACGTTGGACAATGCAATTATTAGCAGATCATTTAGTGAACGTTGGTATCATAGATTCAATCTCAGATGAAACAGTACGTCAAACTTTAAAAAAAACGAAATCAAGCCTTGGTTGAAAGAACAATGGTGTATTCCTGAAGTTAACGCAGAATATGTTTTCCGAATGGAAGATGTGCTGGATTTATACAATGAGCCTTATGATCCTAAACGCCCTGTAGTCTGCTTTGATGAACGTCCATACCAATTAGTAGAAGAAGTAAGACTTCCTTTGCCACCAGAGCCGGAGCAGCCTGAACGTTATGACTTTGAGTATAAACGTAACGGGACAGTAAATTTATTTGCATGTTTTCAACCCTTGGCGGGCTGGCGGCATATCGAAGTTACAGAGCGTCGAACTAAAGCCGATTTTGCTAAACAGATGAAAAATTTAGTAGATGTTTGCTACCGAGATGCCGATGTTGTTCGTTTAGTAGTTGATAACTTGAATATTCATACCCCCAGTGCATTATATGAAGTTTTTTCACCAGAAGAAGCACGTCGAATTATTCAAAAATTAGAGTTTCACTATACTCCTAAACACGCTTCTTGGCTGAATCAAGTAGAAATTGAATTATCTGTTTTGTCTCGCCAATGTTTAGAACGCCGTATTCCTAATCCAGAAACATTAACTTCTGAGATTGCCGCTTGGGAGAAACAACGTAATCAGCAAAAAGCCAGTGTCTATTGGGGTTTTCAAACCAAAGATGCTCGCCGAAAAATGCAGCGTTTATATCCGAATTTAACCTAGCAAAGTTGGCTTGGCAGACTACTAGCTATGTCTAGTCAAAATCTTTCTGGTATTGCCCCAACGGAGTTGGGCAGTCAGCGCTTCGATTAGCCCCTCTACCTCGTCTTCAGCAATACCCTCAAGAATGGCGATCGCTTCACGGATATTGCTCTGACATTTTTCTGAGTACCCCTGCAATGTTTCATGAGCAGCGTGTTCCAGGGTGTACTCTCCTTTGTCAGCAACTTCGATGTGAAACAGGTAGTAAGTCAGTGTAGCTCTCAAGGCAAGTTTCTCAGTATGGTCTAAGGAGTCTAATTGTGACCCGAAGCGTTCAACAAGGCGGTCAATTTGGTCAGTCTGGGTGAAATAAGTTACTGGTTTTGTCATGATGGTTAATGTCCTAAATCTCATTACTGGGATTTATGAAGGCAGGAGGAGTGACACCTGAGATTCGCAGTCCGTAGTGTCACTCTCCTTTAAATGCTTTGGCTGCACATTCCATACACTGGCTGACAAAATCTTTGCGTCGCCCAAGGGTACATCTACATGTAGGTAATTCAATAACTGGCTAACTGCCATCTTTGCGTCACCCAAGGTTACATCCACGGAAGGAATATAGTCATCGACAATGACTTTAAACTCTGCACTGGCGATGATTTCGCCCAACCATTGCTCGATTTGGTTGAGTTTGGCGATTTGGTCTATTGTCATGCTGCCTCCTCGTATAAATCGCCCAAGTCTGCGTCAAATTCAAAGTTGTCTGGTTCTGGAACAGATGCTTTAAGTGTTGGAGCATCCGTCGCCTGTTGGTTCAATCCAACAACTCTATTACCAGGAACCCAACTCATCAGCCAACTAAACAATTTGGCGAATGGTATCTGTTTCGCCATCGACTGCGCCAACTTGTGTTCGTAAATAATGGCGTTTGTCAGTGTGGTTAACTCAGCACTGGTAACTAAAGATGCTGGTTTGTCTAACACCCTCTGTGCATGAGATTTCAGATACTCTTCAATGTGTGGCTCTAGGCGCACTCGCTTGTTCTCAGCCATAATTATTTCCCTCGCTGCATTCTGCCAAATGCCATGCGTTGCAATCCAACTGCATTGGCCCAACATCCCTCTGGTACTGGGGTAATACCCTCTCGTTGCAGCATGGAGGCTATTCCTGGCATCTCGACACCACCGCCCCAAGCAACAAAACTTTGAGCGGCATCTCGCCACTCCTCAACTTCCTTAAAGGCAAGGCGCAGGCGATCTGCTAACCAAGGTTTGAGATGACGGGCATAAATGTGACGGAAGTTAAAATTGCGAGTGCCATACTGGAATAGATGCGATTCAATACCCTGGCGAATAATTTCAATGCTGCCAGCTTTGCCCGTTCCCAAGAATTGAACCAATTCTGGATCTGCGGCTATTGCATCCAACAAGTCGATACATCCCCCTACCTCTAAAACTTGGCGATGGATAATACTGCCGCCTGGAGCGAAAACTGTGGGAATAACTGTGGATGTACCAAAATCTACTGCGATGGCATGGGCGCTGCGGTCAATTAATGGTTCAGGTTTAGCGGAAACGCAGTAGGAGTAGGAGCCAGCGCCTTCGGGGACAACCAAACTCACGTTCAAATTGACCTGTGAAGTGGGCGTATTTTTGCCGTTGAAACTGACTGTGTGACTGCCACTGGTTTTGTCAGTTAACAAATTTTTGAAAATCTTCACATTATGTATAGATAGCACTAAATGCAGGTTCCACTCTTGACGGTAGGGCAGGGTAGCCAACGCCCCAAGTAATGTGTGCAAGCCGTATTCAGCTTTTAGTGCCGGGTCGTCACTGAGTTTGATGTGGGTTGTAGGGGCTTTCCAACTGGCAAGTGTACCAGTGAGGAATTCCCGCCCAACTAAATCCAACCTGTCGCCTGAGTGGTAGAAGAAGTGTCCACCTTCATTCGAGGTCAGGATATCGTGCAATTCTTCCTTTATTTCCAAGACTTTTGAGGGAGTACGAACTCTTGTTTGGGTAGTGCCATTGCCTAAGCAAAGCTTTTTTAGCCCTGCCCCAGAATCGTCTCCTACAGCTATTGCTGGGGTAGTTTGGGGTGTTTCAGCCTCTTTTAGCTGAGTAGCAATCATTATTGAGTTCCTCCAGATATTAGAGTTTCAGGCGCTCAATCCTTTGTCAGAGTTGATTGAGGCGATTTTTTTGACAATAAAACTCTGTCACCCAAATTCAACGGCAAATAGGCTTGCAGTCAGGTTTTTGGGCGTTTTTAGTCTATGGTGGTAGTATAACACTACTACTCGTAAACGCGTAACTGAGTAAACTGGAAAAAGCAAAACAGTAATATACGAGGATAAGCGTATATGAGACTTGAGGAACTAATGGCGAAACTACCGCCAGACATGACGGAACTGAGCAGCTATATCGACAAGGATTTGAAGCTGAGATTTAAGCTGGCTTGCACAGCAAAACAAAAAACTATGAGCGAAGTGATAACTGACCTTATAGAAGAATGGCTAGAAGAAAACGAAAACCCCTCGCCCGTCAAGAAAGAAAAGGGGGAAGCATGAACACTCATCTGTATCGACCCGCTGACACTTGACACTGCCCGTCACAAAGTTTGTCAGCGATCGCAGATACCCTTCCGCCCCTGTTGTTTACTTTGTGATGCAACATAAGCGCGGAACCCGCATTAGTTGGTCAGTCTTAGAGATTATGTTAGACCAAGATAATAAGGATTATTTCAAACTTAAAATAATCCGTCTGTTAGAAGAGTTTCTCTTAGAAAGAATTACCAAACTAGACCCAGATATAAGAGGAGAACAAAATATAAATAATGTACCTCTTGGAGTTGAGACAGTATTTTTAGAAAAGTATTTTAAAATTCCTGACGAATTCTGGGATTTGAAATATGAATGGCTACAGCAGGCTCACGAATTAGCTCAGAATGAGAAAGAATTGCAGAAATTTTTAAATTCAGAACTTAACCCATATCTGGATTTATTCAAAGACATAGAAATTGATAAAACCCTACTTGCATCTAGAAAAACTCCCTCAAGATGCAAGCCAGGTTCTAGTAATGGCGATACTGTATTCGTTATCGAAGATTCCCTAACTCAGCTATGTGCGCTCCGAGTTGCTGCTGAGTTAATACAAAAAATGGAATTGCATAAGCTCAGTTTGTCAACTCTAGAAAATCTATTAGGAGAGCCAACATTAGGAGAGCCAGCCACTGAACCCAAACTACCCGAAATTACAGGCTTACCCACTCCAGCACCTCTGAGGGCTGGTGTTGAGTCTCACTATCGTCCCGATAAATGGAAAAGAAATGCCAATAACTACGGTGTTTTTGAAGCGGCTTCTAAGACTAACCCCAACAATCGGGTAGAAGTCTTCATAGGCGGGGAAAAGGATGGTGATATTTTGGCATGGGAAGCAGCCCTTCAAGTTATCGATTTAATGGGAATTGACGCCGCAAAACTTCAGTTAGTTTTTGCTTCCCATCTTTTTAATCAACATAACCCT
Protein-coding sequences here:
- a CDS encoding plasmid partition protein ParG, whose product is MRLEELMAKLPPDMTELSSYIDKDLKLRFKLACTAKQKTMSEVITDLIEEWLEENENPSPVKKEKGEA
- a CDS encoding ParM/StbA family protein, with protein sequence MIATQLKEAETPQTTPAIAVGDDSGAGLKKLCLGNGTTQTRVRTPSKVLEIKEELHDILTSNEGGHFFYHSGDRLDLVGREFLTGTLASWKAPTTHIKLSDDPALKAEYGLHTLLGALATLPYRQEWNLHLVLSIHNVKIFKNLLTDKTSGSHTVSFNGKNTPTSQVNLNVSLVVPEGAGSYSYCVSAKPEPLIDRSAHAIAVDFGTSTVIPTVFAPGGSIIHRQVLEVGGCIDLLDAIAADPELVQFLGTGKAGSIEIIRQGIESHLFQYGTRNFNFRHIYARHLKPWLADRLRLAFKEVEEWRDAAQSFVAWGGGVEMPGIASMLQREGITPVPEGCWANAVGLQRMAFGRMQRGK
- a CDS encoding IS630 family transposase (programmed frameshift), whose translation is MAKKYIVDLNEDEVSQLQAIIKKGKHKARTITRANILLMASEGETDQAIASIVRAHVATVQRIREKFVIGGLDFALKDEVHPPKPKKLDEKQEAFLIATACSNPPVGRVRWTMQLLADHLVNVGIIDSISDETVRQTLKKNEIKPWLKEQWCIPEVNAEYVFRMEDVLDLYNEPYDPKRPVVCFDERPYQLVEEVRLPLPPEPEQPERYDFEYKRNGTVNLFACFQPLAGWRHIEVTERRTKADFAKQMKNLVDVCYRDADVVRLVVDNLNIHTPSALYEVFSPEEARRIIQKLEFHYTPKHASWLNQVEIELSVLSRQCLERRIPNPETLTSEIAAWEKQRNQQKASVYWGFQTKDARRKMQRLYPNLT